The following proteins are encoded in a genomic region of Planktothrix agardhii NIES-204:
- a CDS encoding helix-turn-helix protein, CopG, translating into MSRFDNLFNVAKGKDATTPPDDLSGADKLSKSKDPNYVRTTIYLPRELHRKLKTQATIDGEEMSQIIEQLVDNWLSEHSDI; encoded by the coding sequence ATGAGCCGTTTTGATAATTTGTTTAATGTCGCCAAAGGCAAAGATGCCACAACACCCCCAGACGATTTATCCGGTGCGGACAAACTCAGCAAAAGCAAAGACCCCAACTATGTCCGAACCACTATTTACCTTCCACGCGAACTGCACCGGAAGCTCAAAACCCAAGCCACAATAGACGGTGAGGAAATGAGTCAAATCATTGAACAACTCGTTGATAATTGGTTATCTGAACATTCAGATATTTAA